One genomic window of Ottowia oryzae includes the following:
- a CDS encoding phosphatidate cytidylyltransferase — MLRQRVITALVLLAILLPALFAASPVPFIALSVAMIAAAGWEWARLNGVTGAAALATGAVCGALCLALWGLGAVDRPLPGLWLASAAAWVVGGAWLIRGGVSGWPKLPRGLRWFVGVTALCVAWLAMAQARTLGVNFLLSLFMLVWAADVFAYFFGRALGGKLSAGRKLAPTISPGKSWEGVWGGMLGVLIVGFVWIGVDQRWATGSASLFTRLNGVGPWLLVLACLFLSAMSVVGDLIESLVKRSAGMKDSSQLLPGHGGVLDRIDAMLPTLPLAMMLVSVAGGGA; from the coding sequence ATGCTGCGTCAACGTGTCATCACCGCCCTGGTACTGCTGGCCATTCTGCTGCCGGCGCTTTTCGCCGCCTCGCCCGTGCCTTTCATTGCGCTGTCGGTGGCGATGATCGCGGCCGCCGGTTGGGAATGGGCACGCTTGAATGGTGTCACCGGCGCCGCCGCGTTGGCCACAGGTGCCGTGTGCGGCGCGCTGTGCCTGGCGTTGTGGGGGCTGGGCGCCGTGGATCGCCCCTTGCCCGGGCTCTGGTTGGCATCCGCAGCCGCTTGGGTCGTGGGCGGTGCGTGGCTGATTCGCGGGGGTGTCTCTGGCTGGCCCAAGCTGCCGCGCGGCCTGCGTTGGTTCGTTGGCGTGACCGCGTTGTGCGTGGCCTGGCTGGCCATGGCGCAGGCGCGCACGCTCGGCGTCAACTTCTTGCTCTCCTTGTTCATGCTGGTCTGGGCCGCCGACGTGTTTGCCTATTTCTTTGGCCGTGCGCTGGGCGGCAAGTTGTCGGCGGGGCGCAAGCTCGCGCCCACCATCAGCCCTGGCAAAAGCTGGGAAGGTGTTTGGGGTGGCATGCTGGGCGTGTTGATCGTCGGCTTTGTCTGGATCGGCGTTGACCAGCGTTGGGCCACCGGTTCCGCGAGCCTGTTTACGCGCCTCAACGGCGTTGGCCCTTGGTTGCTGGTCTTGGCGTGCTTGTTTCTGTCTGCGATGAGCGTGGTGGGCGACTTGATCGAGTCGCTCGTCAAGCGCAGCGCGGGTATGAAGGATTCCAGCCAGTTGCTGCCTGGCCATGGCGGCGTGCTCGACCGGATCGACGCCATGCTGCCCACGTTGCCGCTGGCGATGATGCTGGTCAGTGTTGCAGGAGGTGGGGCGTGA
- the ispC gene encoding 1-deoxy-D-xylulose-5-phosphate reductoisomerase, with protein MSKQRVAVLGSTGSIGTNTLDVLARHPDRFEVVALTAATQVDLMLAQCERFRPRVAAMASEPHAQELAQKIKQKGLPTQVESAQAAIEDIASSDEVDAVMAAIVGAAGLASCLAAARAGKRLLLANKEALVVGGDVFLRAVRDGGATLLPIDSEHSAVFQSLPDDPATWGRRIEKIMLTSSGGPFRTRDPATLRDVTPDQACAHPNFAMGRKISVDSATMMNKGLEVIEAKYLFGVAPEQIEVVIHPQQIIHSMVQFHDASVIAQLGTPDMRVPIAYGLSWPERVESGTPRLDFARIAAMTFEAPDLARFPCLGLAWEALRGPSGSCAVLNAANEVAVAAFLDRRIRFDQIHHVNRATLDTVRPDAPDSLEALLALDAQARAAALLVVGALAP; from the coding sequence GTGAGCAAGCAGCGCGTGGCCGTGCTGGGATCGACCGGCTCGATTGGCACCAATACGCTGGACGTTCTGGCGCGCCACCCTGATCGGTTCGAGGTGGTGGCACTCACTGCCGCGACCCAGGTCGATCTGATGCTGGCGCAGTGCGAGCGCTTTCGGCCCCGCGTCGCAGCGATGGCCAGCGAGCCGCACGCGCAAGAGCTAGCGCAGAAAATTAAGCAAAAAGGCCTTCCAACGCAGGTGGAATCAGCGCAGGCAGCTATTGAAGATATAGCGTCTTCCGACGAGGTGGATGCTGTCATGGCCGCCATCGTCGGTGCTGCAGGACTGGCTTCCTGCCTGGCGGCGGCACGCGCCGGCAAGCGCTTGCTGCTCGCCAACAAAGAGGCATTGGTGGTTGGCGGCGATGTGTTCTTGCGGGCCGTGCGCGACGGCGGCGCCACGCTGCTGCCCATCGACAGCGAACACTCAGCCGTGTTCCAGTCGCTGCCCGACGATCCGGCCACCTGGGGGCGGCGCATTGAGAAGATCATGCTGACCTCGTCCGGCGGGCCGTTTCGCACGCGCGATCCGGCCACGCTGCGCGATGTCACACCCGATCAGGCCTGCGCGCACCCCAATTTCGCGATGGGGCGCAAGATCTCGGTGGATTCGGCCACGATGATGAACAAGGGGCTGGAGGTCATTGAGGCCAAGTACCTCTTCGGCGTGGCGCCCGAGCAGATCGAGGTCGTGATTCACCCGCAGCAGATCATCCACTCCATGGTGCAGTTTCACGACGCATCGGTCATCGCCCAACTGGGCACGCCCGATATGCGCGTGCCCATCGCCTATGGGCTGTCCTGGCCGGAGCGCGTCGAGAGTGGCACGCCGCGGCTCGATTTCGCGCGGATTGCCGCCATGACGTTCGAGGCACCCGACTTGGCGCGGTTTCCGTGCCTTGGCCTGGCGTGGGAGGCGCTTCGTGGGCCCTCAGGCAGCTGCGCCGTGTTGAACGCGGCCAACGAGGTGGCGGTGGCCGCCTTTCTGGACCGGCGAATCCGCTTTGACCAGATTCACCACGTCAACCGTGCCACGCTGGATACCGTGCGGCCGGATGCGCCCGACAGCCTGGAAGCGTTGCTGGCGCTGGACGCGCAGGCGCGCGCTGCGGCATTGTTGGTGGTTGGCGCCCTGGCGCCTTGA
- the rseP gene encoding RIP metalloprotease RseP codes for MLMTLLAFVVALGVLIAIHEWGHYRMAVARGVKVLRFSVGFGKTIARFKPKKQRQGQDTEFVIGAIPFGGYVKMLDEREGEVPEADRPMAFNTQPLSTRALIVAAGPVANLILAVLLYAVVNWVGVDEPRALLSPPVAGSLAQSAGLQGGDLVRSAALAGDDLEPVASFETLRWVLTRGALNAQDVQLEVVRGDNGTSREVRLPLSSLAHKDPDAQLFRAIGIVSPLTEPVLGEVMAGGAAARAGLREGDRVVRVGDTAVADGQQLREWIRASARDGAPAELAWQIVRDGRPMTVQVRPDAVDDKGGRIGRVGAFVGSAPAMVTVRQGPIEGLWSGAVRVWEVSTLSLRLLGRMVTGDLSLKNLSGPIAIADYAGKSAALGLTYYLGFLAFISVSLGVLNLLPVPVLDGGHLMYYLWEAVTGKAVEGKWLERLQYVGMFLLLSMMAIAMFNDITQRLG; via the coding sequence ATGCTGATGACTTTGCTGGCTTTTGTCGTGGCCTTGGGCGTGCTTATCGCCATCCACGAATGGGGACACTACCGCATGGCGGTGGCCCGGGGTGTCAAGGTGCTGCGCTTTTCGGTGGGCTTTGGCAAGACCATTGCGCGCTTCAAGCCCAAGAAGCAGCGCCAGGGACAGGACACGGAATTCGTCATTGGCGCCATCCCTTTTGGCGGCTACGTCAAGATGCTGGACGAGCGCGAAGGAGAAGTGCCTGAGGCGGATCGCCCCATGGCGTTCAACACCCAGCCGCTTTCAACACGCGCGCTCATCGTGGCCGCTGGGCCGGTCGCCAATTTGATTTTGGCGGTGCTGCTTTACGCAGTGGTCAACTGGGTGGGCGTGGATGAGCCGCGCGCGCTGTTGTCACCGCCGGTGGCCGGGTCACTCGCGCAAAGTGCCGGGCTGCAAGGCGGTGATCTTGTGCGCAGCGCCGCGCTGGCCGGCGATGATTTGGAGCCGGTGGCCTCGTTCGAGACCCTGCGCTGGGTACTGACCCGCGGTGCTTTGAATGCGCAGGACGTTCAGCTGGAGGTGGTACGCGGCGACAACGGCACGTCGCGCGAAGTGCGCCTGCCGCTGTCTTCGCTGGCCCACAAAGACCCTGACGCTCAACTGTTTCGCGCCATCGGCATCGTCTCGCCGCTGACCGAACCTGTCCTGGGCGAGGTGATGGCGGGCGGCGCAGCGGCGCGCGCCGGTCTTCGCGAAGGCGACCGTGTCGTTCGCGTGGGCGATACCGCCGTGGCGGACGGCCAGCAGCTGCGCGAGTGGATTCGCGCCTCCGCCCGCGATGGTGCGCCGGCCGAACTGGCCTGGCAGATCGTCCGCGACGGTCGTCCCATGACCGTTCAAGTGCGCCCGGACGCCGTGGACGACAAGGGCGGCCGCATCGGCCGCGTGGGCGCCTTCGTGGGATCTGCGCCGGCCATGGTCACCGTCCGCCAGGGTCCCATTGAGGGCCTGTGGTCTGGCGCGGTGCGCGTCTGGGAGGTTTCCACGCTGTCGTTGCGCCTGTTGGGCCGCATGGTGACGGGTGATTTGTCGCTCAAGAACCTGAGCGGCCCCATTGCGATTGCCGACTACGCGGGCAAGTCTGCCGCGCTGGGTTTGACGTATTACCTTGGCTTTTTGGCCTTCATCAGCGTCAGCCTGGGCGTGCTGAACCTGCTGCCCGTGCCCGTCCTCGATGGGGGGCACCTGATGTATTATCTTTGGGAGGCGGTCACGGGCAAGGCGGTAGAAGGCAAATGGCTCGAACGGCTCCAATACGTGGGCATGTTTTTGCTGCTGTCCATGATGGCCATTGCGATGTTCAACGACATCACCCAGCGCCTAGGCTAG